A stretch of the Bacillus sp. FJAT-18017 genome encodes the following:
- a CDS encoding YugN-like family protein, with amino-acid sequence MIPIKSSVEGKDFSLRELEDALRPLGYSIGGNWDYDHGYFDYKIDDEGTYHFFRVPFQAVDGQIDGGNPRVRIGTPFLLAHQYEDGVDDEGNIGTFSGSVNQFQSPEEKDAPIDSEYVNLASNLVSKLESVLL; translated from the coding sequence ATGATACCGATTAAAAGCAGTGTTGAAGGAAAGGATTTTTCACTCAGGGAACTTGAAGATGCATTAAGACCACTTGGCTATAGCATCGGCGGCAATTGGGATTATGATCATGGCTATTTTGATTATAAAATCGATGATGAAGGAACCTATCATTTTTTCAGGGTGCCATTCCAAGCTGTCGATGGCCAGATTGACGGCGGCAACCCGCGAGTAAGAATTGGGACTCCGTTTTTGCTGGCGCACCAGTACGAAGACGGTGTCGATGATGAGGGGAATATTGGGACTTTCTCAGGATCGGTCAACCAGTTCCAGTCACCGGAGGAAAAAGATGCTCCAATTGATTCGGAGTATGTTAATCTTGCGTCGAATCTCGTTTCCAAGCTGGAAAGCGTGCTTCTGTAA
- a CDS encoding glucose-6-phosphate isomerase gives MTHIRFDYTKALSFFGEHELTYLRDAVKVAHHSLHEKTGAGSDYLGWIDLPENYDKEEFSRIQKAAEKIKSDSDVLIVIGIGGSYLGARAALEMLGNSFYNAMPAEKRGTPQILFVGNNISSTYMHDVAQLLEGKDFSINVISKSGTTTEPALAFRLFRKLLIEKYGEEEAKKRIYATTDKERGALKTLSDEVGYETFVIPDDVGGRYSVLTAVGLLPIAVSGADIEKMMKGAAQAMNDYSGSELEENPAYQYAAVRNVLYNKGKTIELLVNYEPGLQYFSEWWKQLFGESEGKDQKGIYPSSANFSTDLHSLGQYIQEGRRDMFETIIKVEKPRYELTIEEEANDLDGLNYLAGKTVDFVNNKAFEGTMLAHTDGGVPNLIVSIPEMDEYTFGYMVYFFEKACAMSGYLLGVNPFDQPGVEAYKVNMFALLGKPGFEEKKAELEKRLK, from the coding sequence ATGACACATATCCGTTTTGATTACACGAAGGCACTTAGTTTCTTCGGCGAGCACGAACTTACGTATTTGCGTGACGCAGTAAAAGTTGCCCATCATTCCCTTCATGAAAAAACCGGCGCGGGAAGCGACTACTTAGGCTGGATTGACCTGCCGGAGAACTATGACAAAGAAGAATTCTCCCGTATCCAAAAAGCTGCAGAGAAAATCAAATCCGATTCCGACGTCCTCATCGTCATCGGTATTGGCGGTTCTTACCTTGGCGCGCGCGCAGCCCTTGAAATGCTCGGCAACAGCTTCTACAATGCAATGCCTGCTGAAAAGCGAGGCACACCGCAAATTCTGTTTGTCGGAAACAACATTTCTTCAACTTACATGCACGATGTTGCCCAGCTTCTTGAAGGCAAGGATTTTTCAATTAACGTAATCTCCAAGTCGGGTACTACAACTGAACCGGCGTTGGCTTTCAGGCTGTTCCGGAAGCTTCTTATTGAAAAATACGGGGAAGAGGAAGCGAAGAAGCGGATCTACGCGACCACGGACAAGGAACGCGGCGCATTAAAAACACTCTCCGATGAAGTAGGCTATGAAACCTTCGTGATTCCCGATGACGTTGGCGGCCGCTACTCGGTACTTACTGCGGTAGGCCTACTGCCAATTGCAGTAAGCGGAGCGGATATCGAGAAAATGATGAAGGGCGCAGCCCAGGCGATGAATGATTACAGCGGTTCTGAACTGGAAGAGAATCCTGCTTATCAATATGCGGCAGTAAGGAATGTTCTCTACAACAAAGGGAAGACAATTGAATTGCTCGTCAACTATGAGCCGGGACTCCAATATTTTTCTGAATGGTGGAAGCAGCTGTTTGGCGAAAGTGAAGGAAAAGACCAAAAAGGGATTTACCCATCATCCGCAAACTTCTCGACTGATTTGCATTCCCTTGGCCAATATATCCAGGAAGGCCGCCGTGATATGTTTGAAACAATTATTAAAGTGGAAAAACCACGGTATGAGTTAACGATTGAGGAAGAGGCTAATGATCTAGATGGTCTGAATTACTTGGCAGGTAAGACAGTTGATTTTGTTAATAACAAGGCATTTGAAGGAACGATGCTTGCGCACACTGACGGAGGCGTCCCGAACTTGATCGTTTCAATTCCAGAAATGGACGAGTACACATTTGGTTATATGGTTTATTTCTTTGAAAAGGCCTGTGCAATGAGCGGTTATCTGCTCGGGGTCAATCCGTTTGACCAGCCGGGTGTTGAGGCGTATAAAGTTAATATGTTCGCGTTGCTTGGCAAACCAGGCTTCGAAGAGAAAAAAGCGGAGTTGGAAAAACGCTTGAAATAA
- a CDS encoding transglutaminase domain-containing protein — MKKFFLIVFFFGAIVASQPNLPFAVAKGILNEAGTLRNKDHGLATVLSYHVTKTIAGNPFLLPSSVVQSDNSEVIQLAKEIIKDKNTDHEKSAAIYVWVTENLEYDAETYFATLRGQSFTFKSAMEALESRKAMCMGFSHLTAALHRAAGIEARVVYGKDHAWNEIKLEGRWVPQDTTRGAGYIDLQSETFVHIPNMEYVTKSDIKKEGDYLW; from the coding sequence ATGAAGAAATTCTTTCTTATTGTTTTCTTTTTTGGTGCAATTGTCGCCTCCCAGCCAAATCTGCCTTTCGCGGTGGCGAAAGGCATTTTGAACGAGGCTGGCACACTAAGAAATAAAGATCATGGACTAGCCACCGTGCTATCCTATCATGTTACAAAAACGATTGCCGGAAACCCATTTCTTTTACCGAGTTCAGTTGTTCAAAGTGATAATTCGGAAGTTATCCAGCTTGCTAAGGAGATTATTAAGGATAAGAACACAGATCATGAGAAGTCGGCAGCAATATACGTTTGGGTAACCGAAAATCTTGAATACGACGCTGAAACATATTTCGCAACCTTAAGGGGACAAAGCTTCACATTTAAGTCTGCAATGGAAGCCCTGGAATCGAGGAAGGCAATGTGCATGGGATTTTCACACCTGACAGCTGCATTGCACCGGGCAGCGGGTATTGAAGCCAGAGTGGTTTACGGTAAAGACCACGCCTGGAATGAAATTAAGCTCGAAGGCAGGTGGGTGCCTCAGGATACAACACGCGGTGCCGGTTATATTGATTTACAGTCGGAAACCTTTGTCCATATTCCGAACATGGAATATGTAACAAAGTCCGACATTAAAAAAGAAGGAGATTATCTTTGGTAG
- a CDS encoding potassium channel family protein has protein sequence MPNRWYIQFLRLPVLVRITLLTLLVFMSFGIAITVLEPDTFPTIYDGIWWAIITATTVGYGDYVPHSLAGRIAATILILFGAGLVSFYLVSLATAAVTRQNAYSEGKLPYKGTSHVAIIGWNERSREVITKLSGSGSGLEIVLIDETLTENPLPGKPVHFIQGKPHVDSTILKGNILKAEMVLITADHSPEEPQADMNSILTLLTIKGLCPEVPCIVEILTPEQVINAKRAGADQILQSNKLASIFMLSSLHSRGAGLLLKMMGELQESRLASCAAEEKLVGKSFAEAKEAWAKKEMLLLGIKKGEDLYINPPLSYTIESTDQFIAIR, from the coding sequence ATGCCCAATCGGTGGTATATTCAATTTTTGCGGTTACCTGTTCTCGTTAGGATAACTTTGCTGACACTATTAGTTTTCATGTCTTTCGGAATTGCAATTACTGTCCTTGAACCGGATACATTTCCAACCATCTATGATGGCATCTGGTGGGCTATCATTACCGCCACAACTGTCGGCTATGGAGATTATGTTCCACATTCCCTTGCCGGTAGAATAGCTGCGACCATCCTGATTTTATTCGGGGCTGGACTTGTCTCCTTCTATTTGGTTTCGCTTGCCACTGCTGCCGTTACGCGGCAAAATGCTTATTCTGAAGGGAAGCTTCCATATAAGGGTACAAGTCATGTGGCAATTATCGGCTGGAATGAGCGGTCTCGTGAGGTCATCACCAAGCTATCCGGATCAGGAAGCGGACTTGAGATTGTCTTGATAGACGAAACCCTAACGGAAAACCCGCTTCCAGGAAAACCTGTCCACTTCATTCAAGGCAAACCCCATGTAGATAGTACGATACTAAAAGGAAATATCCTCAAAGCGGAAATGGTGCTGATAACTGCAGACCATAGCCCTGAGGAGCCTCAGGCAGATATGAATTCGATATTGACACTGTTGACGATTAAAGGGCTCTGCCCCGAGGTGCCCTGCATTGTGGAAATCCTGACACCTGAGCAGGTGATCAACGCAAAGCGTGCAGGCGCTGATCAGATTCTGCAATCAAATAAGCTAGCGAGCATTTTCATGTTAAGCAGCCTTCATTCACGGGGGGCAGGCCTGCTGTTAAAAATGATGGGAGAGTTGCAGGAAAGCCGTCTAGCTTCCTGTGCAGCTGAGGAAAAATTGGTTGGAAAGAGCTTTGCAGAAGCAAAAGAGGCTTGGGCAAAGAAAGAAATGCTTTTGCTGGGAATAAAAAAAGGGGAGGATTTGTATATCAATCCGCCCCTCTCATATACAATTGAATCCACCGATCAATTTATTGCGATAAGGTGA
- a CDS encoding iron-containing alcohol dehydrogenase — protein sequence MENFTFYNPVKLIFGKGQLDQLKNEVPRYGKKVLLVYGGGSIKRSGLYDQVISLLNEIGAEVFELAGVEPNPRVSTARKGIDICKTEGIDLLLAVGGGSVIDCTKLIAAGAKYDGDAWDLVIKKAQVQDALPFGTVLTLAATGSEMNAGSVITNWETKEKYGWGAGALTMPKFSILDPVNTFTVPRDQTIYGIVDMMSHTFEHYFHTAVNTEFQDRMCEGLLKTVIETAPKALEDLENYDHRATLLYCGTMGLNGMINMGFRGDWATHNIEHAVSAVYDIPHGGGLAILFPNWMKHNLKYDPARFAKMAVRVFDVDPTGKTDEETALEGIEKLREFWTGIGAPSRLADYNIDDSNVELMADKAMVNGEFGGYVKLNREDVLAILKASL from the coding sequence ATGGAGAACTTTACATTTTACAACCCTGTTAAATTAATCTTCGGAAAAGGCCAGCTCGACCAGCTGAAAAATGAAGTTCCTCGTTATGGCAAGAAAGTTTTGCTTGTATATGGAGGAGGCAGCATTAAACGCAGCGGTCTTTATGACCAAGTAATATCCCTGCTTAATGAAATCGGCGCAGAAGTTTTCGAACTTGCTGGCGTTGAGCCGAACCCGCGTGTTTCAACTGCCCGGAAAGGGATCGATATTTGCAAGACAGAAGGAATCGACCTGTTGCTTGCTGTTGGTGGCGGCAGTGTTATTGATTGTACAAAACTGATAGCGGCTGGTGCTAAATATGATGGAGATGCCTGGGATCTGGTTATTAAAAAAGCTCAGGTCCAGGATGCACTTCCATTCGGAACTGTATTGACACTTGCGGCTACTGGCTCAGAAATGAATGCAGGATCGGTTATTACCAATTGGGAAACGAAAGAAAAGTATGGCTGGGGTGCCGGCGCTTTAACAATGCCGAAGTTCTCCATCCTTGACCCAGTCAATACGTTCACAGTACCGCGCGACCAGACGATCTACGGGATTGTTGACATGATGTCACATACATTTGAGCACTATTTCCATACTGCAGTAAACACTGAGTTCCAGGACCGGATGTGTGAAGGCCTTCTTAAAACAGTTATTGAAACTGCCCCTAAGGCCTTGGAAGACCTTGAAAACTATGACCACCGTGCAACCTTGCTATATTGTGGAACAATGGGGCTGAACGGAATGATCAATATGGGCTTCCGCGGTGACTGGGCAACACATAACATCGAGCATGCGGTATCGGCTGTTTACGATATCCCTCATGGTGGCGGACTCGCTATCCTATTCCCGAACTGGATGAAGCATAACTTGAAGTATGACCCGGCCCGTTTTGCAAAAATGGCTGTCCGTGTTTTCGATGTTGATCCAACTGGAAAGACAGACGAAGAAACAGCGCTGGAAGGCATCGAAAAGCTTCGTGAATTCTGGACAGGCATTGGTGCGCCTTCACGCCTCGCCGATTATAACATCGACGATAGCAATGTGGAACTTATGGCAGACAAAGCTATGGTCAATGGCGAATTTGGCGGCTATGTTAAACTGAATCGCGAAGATGTACTCGCAATCCTGAAAGCATCACTCTAA
- a CDS encoding DUF378 domain-containing protein, translated as MSTIQRLALILTIIGAINWGLVGFFQFDLVASIFGGQDSAISRIVYGLVGLAGLINLGLLFAPSQEREEASQTNPTR; from the coding sequence ATGAGCACAATTCAAAGGCTGGCACTGATCCTTACTATCATCGGCGCAATTAACTGGGGCCTTGTCGGCTTCTTCCAATTTGATTTAGTTGCCTCTATCTTCGGCGGCCAGGATTCTGCTATTTCACGGATTGTCTATGGACTGGTAGGTCTTGCTGGATTAATCAATCTTGGCTTACTGTTTGCTCCTAGCCAAGAACGTGAAGAAGCGTCACAAACAAACCCAACCAGATAG